Genomic DNA from Equus quagga isolate Etosha38 chromosome 10, UCLA_HA_Equagga_1.0, whole genome shotgun sequence:
tattttttaaagaaatattcttcCATTTAGAAAGGATTCACCCAATGTTCCTTACATAGTGGATTCTCTTAGCATATTTCTAATACAGTCATGAGCTGCGTATGATGTTTTgatcaatgatggactgcatacacgatggtggtcccgtaagatcagtaccatacagcctaggtgtgcggtaggctataccatccaggtttgtgtaagtacactctacgatgttcacataatgacaaaatcacctaatgagcatttctcagaacgtgtccctgtcgttaagcgatgcatgactacAGAGAGAAATCAGTCAGGTGCAATGGAAAAAGCACTCATATTAGTGAGAACTGTTTTGCTTGCAAGATTTAGAAACTCAGTTCTAACTAGtttaagcaaaacaaacagaaaagggtGAATGCAGTGGGGGAGTGAGTCAGGGATGGGTACAGCTACATGCACAGGCTCCAGAAATGCCACCACATGTAGGcctgcttctccctctctctctctcagtccttACTCCCTCTAAGCTGCCTTCATTTGGAggctggctccctccctctccacgtAGTGGCGTTCACTGATGACTGCTTGTGCTTTGTCCTTAGAGACTGTGATCCGTGGGAAGGGATGCAGCTTCTTTCTCTACAGGTTCAGATGGATGTTCTGCTCCATCATTGCAACAGAATTCTCAGAATTCTACAGTGGTCTCAAAACAAGGGGATGCTTCAAGGAGGCACAGAGGGCAGGCCAACATGAGTCATTACCTCCATGGCGCTGTGGAAAGGGCGCTGCGCTGTGCTCCAACAGCGAGGCCACATTCCCCTGAAATTTAAAGTGCCTGCGTCTTGTCTTTACAGTTCATCAGGATCAGCAGGCAAGACTCTGGGAGGAGGTGATGGAGATGAGGAGCCAGCAAGCAGGAGGGAGGACGAGGGTGTGGCAGGGGCAATGATGGCATGCTCCAGAGAGGCATTAACACGTGCTAAGAGGCCAAGATTGGGAAGTAAAACCACACTACTTAAAGAGTAGACTGGAAGAGAGATTAGACTCAGAGATTCTGAGATAAGGCCCTGTCCTTGGGGCAGAGGTGTGACAAGTGTCCCTTTTCCTGTACCTTTCTCCTTCTTGATGGGATACATTACAAAACCTTGAGGGAAGAAGCTGGGGATAGGGAAAAGGGCAGCCAGGCTTGGGGactctgtttttgtgccaggtGCTCTTGTAGGTGCCTCCTAGAGCCAAGAGCTTCCCACCCTCTAGCTCAGTGTGCACACCCAGAGCACCTGCGTGTGGCTTTGTACTAGCACAGGATCACCCCTCTGTAACTATACATCAGATGTCTCCCTGCCCACTACCTTCTACAACTCCGATGAGGAGGAACTGAATCCTTGTCAACTTTATATGCCCTGTTACCAGCACAGTGTTTGTTATacaatagatgcttaataaatgtttgataaacggCTCAATAAACCAGTTCAGAACCAAATTACTAAGCAAAATAGAGAAGCAAAACCAAGCAAATTAAttactgaaaatttttctttttcttttttttttctgctttatctccccaaaaccccccttgtacatagttgtatatcttagttgcaggtccttctagttgtggcaaacgaaaatttttcttaaaggatAATTAAATTACTACATACTCACATCACAAGAATAATTTACCCGAATCCAACAcccaaaacaaatatttattaatcatataCTATGCACCAAGTGTTATGCTTGGCACTGAGGTTACAAAGACAAATGTGAATGAATCTGATATTCTTCCTCACCTTAGGGAGCTGAACTTTTTAATTAGTTGCATGTAAATACGATACGAGgtagaagggagaaaggaggaaagagattaAAGTGTGAAGAATTAAATTAAGGAGGCTTTTCAACACTTTCCCATGAGACTTAAATTTGGTGGTATCTCACTTATCAGCAGGTGTGGTAACAATGGATGATCTTACCTTTCCTTTAAGCAAATGATCCCATGGTCTTGGTGTTTATCCAGGCAGCCCGGTGACAAATTTGTCATCCGTCTTCTGAATCAAGCTGCTGGCAGTGCCCAAATACAGGAAACAGTCACTCTGCCACCACCATACCAGATTCTGGCTCATGGACCTTGTCTCTCCTTAAACTTTCAATGCTGCAATACCACTTTAAACCAGACGGCCCCACGATGAGTTAGACCAAAGCTCCACCAACTTTAGTACACATGGCAATCCCTGGGGATTCTGTTAAAATGGagattctgggggccggcccgggtgtagtggttaagtttgcatgctccagtttggcagcccagggtttgcaggttcagatcccaggcacagacctagcacagcttgtcaagccatgctgtggcggtgtcctacataaaatagaggaagattggcacagttgttagctcagggccaatttcactcacaaaaaaaaaaaaaatgagattctgCTTCAGGAGATCTGATATGAGGCCTGGGATTGTTCTTTCCTAATAAGCTTCCTGGAGGATGCTGTCACAGGGAGCTCACACACTCCCACAGAGTTAGAGGACAGTGGAAGGATGAAAGAATGAAGAGCTTGTCCCTCTCTATTTCCTTGATGTGCACTTCACCTTCCCTTCACTAAATCCTAATGGCAGAAAAGAATTCACAGAGTAATGGAGTTGTGCTGGGCTCAAGCATTCAGTTGTCTTCCAGATCAGCTGTCTCAGAAAGCTATTTATAAGAATGACAAACAACATCTCTTCCTTAGTCATCACATCCAAAGCTCCCACTTGCAGAGTGCTGCCAGCCAGAACCTAGGTGCCTGGCACTCCaaatagggagaaagaaaaggcccAAGGTGAGGGTCATCTGAAGagctcccccttcctctctgctttgcTTAAGGTAGAGACACTTgcatttttcaaattctcttctGTAGATTCAGTGAGAGTAAATCTGTCCTTAAACAAGGGAACTTGGAGAACCTTCAACCAGGAAATCTGAGAGTTCTCCAGGCTTGCTTTTAGGATTACACAGGGAAGACATTGtttaagggagagaaaaaattgtCTGAGTCCGTTGCATCTGCATGGGGATGTCGGCTGGCTTGGCCACCATTTAAAGCTGCTTCTCAGGTCTGTCCAGAGCCGTGGTGACCAGACGAAACAGTGCCTGTGTGTTCAGGGCCCGCTTTGCAACATGCGCTTTTACAATTCAGTGGCAACTCGGATTTTACCATCCCATGTTGCAGCTGAGTCACCTGGAAAGCTGAGAGATTATGCAAcatgctcaaagtcacacagcctaAGGTTCACTGAGATGAACGGGCCCAAAGCCACAATCCCGCCATTCCAACACTACTTAGGGAAAAAATCACAGGTGGGTCTTGACAAGCTGCCGGACCACCCAGCCCAACCCAACCTTTGGATCCCGCCCTTAGCTACACCTGAACCGCCCCGAGGGTGGGGAAAGAGGAACCACTTCCGGAAACAGCCTGAAAAGGGCTAAGCACTTCTGGTGCGCAACAAATGAAAGTCGTTCAGGGTCAGCGGACTCGCAGGTGAGGACTGGCCCGCAGGCGGCGCTAAAAGGTGCACAGGGACGAAAACGCATCTCTAGGTATCGGAAAACAGCATGACTGGAGTCAAGAAAGTTCTGTCCCTTACCCGCACTCGGGACACCCGGGTCATGCGGCCGAGTGCGCGCCGCCATATTGAGTTCAGCGGTTTAAATAGAGCAGGCGGGGCCGAGAGTACGCCCGCGTTGGCTTGGTGATGTCACACACCCGCGCAGGTAGGCCGGCCCCCAACCCCTTCCGCGGGACCTTCCTGGGCGGGCGCCCGGTGAATGGGCGTGGTCTGGCCCTGATAGGTGGGGCCTGTTGAGTGACAGCCCGGTCCCGCCTTCCGGTTAAGTGGGCGGGGGGGAGGGCGTTCAACACGGAAGTGCCTCAGGCCTGCTTTGGTAGGGCGGAGCGCCGGGCGGGCGGGCGGTGGGTTTCGGCCCCCCGAGGCCGCCCTCGGGGCGGGACCTTCCGGGGCTGGTGCGGCAGTGACTTGTACCCTGCCGCCGCCAGGCCGCGGGCGGGCACCGGGCCTGCGCGGGCTGGGCCCGCTACTTGGGCGCTAAGCGCCCGACCTCGCCCCTCCCTCCGATCTGCAGAAATTAAACCAAAACCGGGGCTCGGCTGCAGGGGCTCAGCTTCCTCCCGCGCAGGGCCCGGCTTCGTGCATCAAACAATGGCTTTAGGTTCCTAGAATCGAAGCTGGGGTCTATGCTTAATCTGAAGGTCTCGGAATCGGGGTCCCGGAGACTCGGGGAAGCCCTGAGGGCGTCCAAGTGAGCAGCGTTGTGGGGCCAGGAATTCATCCACGTGGTGAAATCCTGCCCACTGAGGCTTGGGCAAACATCAAGTGGTGCGGATAACGTTTCCTTAAGCCTTCAATTGCCCTTGCCAGTCATGACCTCAGTTTGTGTTGAGAAACTTGGCTGTATAATATATTGCATTGTTGGGTAATTGCTTATTGCATTATTGAATAATTGTGggcatcagttttttaaaaaattctggatGCTCGCAATGGAAATGTGGGGTGGAGGCGAGCACTTCTGTTTGAAATGTACTGATGCACTTGCAAGGAGCAAAGGTGTCCTTCATTTGGAATTTGCTACAGTCTGTAATGATTTCACCTTTCCACAATAGTAGCCCACCCCCCAAAGGTttcaaaaggacaagaaaaaagaccaaatgCCTTGCCGAATagaatttatccatcttttcttttgtccagtaattaaataatacattgcataatctatatatatatggaatgTCACTTTTTTTAGTTAATAAAACTATATTGAGTCAAggtgagagagggaaaaaagtttCCTTGAAAGGTTTGGGTGTTTAATTAGACTTTAATTGAAAATACTGTGCTtagaacaaagaattatctatTAGAAGACAGGCTTGGAATGATGATAAGACTACACAGCATGTGGAATACATTATACCAACTTACAGCATTTTTGGGTTTTTGTATGGCCAGTTTTGCAGCTAGAATGAAGCACATCAACTTGTCGTTTGCAGCGTGTGGATTTCTGGGCATTTACCACTTGGGGGCAGCATCTGCACTATGCAGGCATGGCAAAAAGCTCCTGAAGGATGTCAAGGCCTTTGCCGGCGCCTCTGCGGGATCCTTGGTTGCTTCTGTCCTGCTAACAGCACCAGAAAAAATAGAGGTAATTAAGTAGTAACTAGGCTGTGTTCCTCATCGAGAAATTAAGATCAAACAGCAAAGATGAATGTTAGCTCTACTAAGTTAACTGCAGAGAAATAATCCTTTGCCTGGGAAACAGAAAAGGtgaatgcttttcttttaaaatttaatcattaGGGATCTGTGCTCTGGCTTTGGAAAAGAAGATTATTTTTGGTgacaggagacaaagaaataaaatgccttATTTTACTCTTGAGAGTTTATTTAGTCTTATGATTCCAGCTCTGTTTCTCTCAAGCAAAGGATATTTCTTCCTTATCTGATCATGACAAGGACACAAGGCCTCTTTTCAAGGCCATGAACATGTGGCCAATGACTCTTTGCTCGCTCCTATTTACAAATAGGTGTATACATTAAAATGTGGGCCCATAATTTCTATCAAGTAGAATGatattagaatttgtttttcattctcatAGCAAGAAGCCCTGAATTCCAGTTTATccagatataataaaaataagccttcattaagtattttatttaatgcaatttatgttttaaaaatctgttttctgcTTCTAGACAGTGATTATGCATTTGCTGACTGTGAGAGCTGGCTCCTGTAggtggaaaatatatttgttaattacTTACATACTCTAGTACTCTAGTGTCTTAGAACAATAATCAAATAATGATTAACACATTCATTCCCAAGAGTGAATTtgtcacatttaaaatttcaaaactgcAAAATTTTAACCATCCAAAATCTCGTTCTCAAATCTGCTTATGGAAGAGAAACTGGGTTTGAGCCCAGTTATTCAAAAATCCACTCctcttttcttccagtctgtgtgGTTGCTTCATAAGGAACTAGAAAAGTGATTAAAAACTTTAGAGCTTGTACAGCGTGAGAACTGGAAATCAGggaaactataaaacagtgtGAAAACTCCCCCCAAACTAGCAGAATCCTGTGTTTGAGTTGCAAGCTAGCTCCTTCTCAGAAGTTTGTTTCCTTTCAGAAGCAGGAGCTACTAAGGGGCCGTTGACTCCTGTTTGGTGCAGTCTTTCCCTTAGGTGGGAGCAAATCCTGAACTTTGGAGTTGAGTAGACTTGGTTTCGAATCCTCAGCAGACGTAGAAATGTATTAAGTGTGATTTAGAATTAATGTGATTTGGAAATACTATAATACAGCCACTTAACTGAAAACTGTGGTGTTCAGACATTGAATGGTTTACTTGAATTTACACTTGAAATCACCATATTTTCAAGTCAGATTACccgttcttatttattttttcaataaactgGAGAGGGTAAGTCTATTGGGTGCTCACATTGGAAGATGGAAAATGATTCTCTGTATTTACCTAGGACAtccacatttctccttttttgaaataaattttcagcCATTTGACTTGAGGTTATTTCTTTGTAGCATTTGAAATATACCACTCGTAGGATCATTTTGAGTCTTTCTAGCAAACTATTTTCTACCTACTTGAATCCCCGTTAGCTCAGTTCTCGCTCATGGTGTAAGTTCCTCGAACTTTGTGGTGTTGTGACAAATATGGGAGTAATTAATCTAGTTCTGAGCTTATGCATGTATAATTAAGAGGAGCACCTGACGCCGGGTGTATTTTAGGTGGTGGGTGAATTTAGACATTGACATGTTCCGAGCTCAGTGCTGTGGGCCTTTCCTCAGCCCTCACAATTAGCAGGGCATGGCTACACAGAGTGGGGAGCTCAAAGATGAGTAAGGCCATTCCTTAATAAGTTTTCAGTCTGgtcagaggtgtgtgtgtgtgtgtaactaaAATTAATACAAGAAAAGAAGCTCAGTGGGCAGTCTAGCTTAGGAGAAAGAGCACATATTTGGGGGGCGACCCCCTTCTGTCACCTAGAAGCCTACAGtggcttccttcctgcctccactccTGTGGCCTACAAACCACCCACCTGACAGCACTTAGACTGAGTTTACCCAAGCACATGTCTGATGCTCACCCCCGCACTTCCCCCTCCCACACCCCGGGGGCTCCTTGCTGATTTAGGATGGGGTCGGGATTTCTCAGCCTGCCTCATGGGCTGTGTGACTGAGCGCTCTCATGGCTTGCTGATGATGCCTTTCTAGTCTGTGCTCCTCTCTGGGTAGTCCTCGCTGTTGTCTTTGCCTGTCATCATCTTCCACCTCTGTCTCCTGTCCAACTCCTGTTCATATTGTAGGTCTCAGCCCAGATGTCATGTTGGAGCAAATCCTTTGTGACCCCTGAAGTTGGAGGTTGACTCAGTATTATTTCTCGTTGCTTCTGCAATAAATgaccataaacttagtggcttcacacaatgcacatttattttcttacaattctgggGTACTGAGAAGTTCTCAGTgactaaaatcaaagtgtcagcacgtccatgctccctctggaggctctcgGGGAGAatcagtttccttgccttttccagattctagaggctgcctgcattccctgGCTCATGgcaccttcctccatctttaaaggcCTAACTATAGCATTCTAAGGAGGAAGAACTagtcctctaccctctaggtccttgggctgatctaaaaattaaattcacatgagacagaataacaggagaaaatcaaacaaagtttaatagcatgaatacatgggagagacccaggaaaactgagtaactcaccaaaatggtggaaccCACCACCTTAAACATCTTCAGCAAAGAcaaaaggagggtgttgggggtattggtttgggacttcaaaggggaggaaggcaatttacatggagacgGAAAAGCAAATGTCTGGTAAACAAATGTGGATCATGCCTTGCGAAGACAATGAGagtggagaggactttgattaaaaAGCCCTTgaaggttcctccctgtctaccacacctagtttatgttatactatagttatctatggtgttagctccttcctggaacaggtcttctatcttaaattcttttaggcagttaaggggcaggtcaaagttttcttttagagtcttttgtccttaaaaataatcaagccaaagggATACATTTTAGGGTGGCCTATTCTGACCCCCACAGCATCTTCACATTCTCTCTTGACTCCACGCTCCTGCCTCCCTTTTTGACTTATAGGGACCCCCGTGATCACATGGGgccctggataatccaggatcatctccccatctcaaaatccttgaCTTGATCatacctgcaaagtcccttttgtcatgtaGGGAACGTATTCATGGGTTCTAGGCACTGGAATGTTGGTGTGTTTGGGGGAAGGTGGGGCTTGATTCTGCCTCTCACATGGATGCTCTCCTAGCTCTCTGTGATCTACTCATTGAGGCACTCctaagccccatgagggcaggagcTCTTCGTATCTCATTCTTGGCCAAGTCCtagtgcccagcccagggcctggtgcTGGGAGGTTGCTGAATGAATTcattaataaatgaaagacagacctggattcaaatcctgcctctgacACTGATTTTTGATGAGATATTGGGAAAGACTCTtaatctctccaagcctcagttttcttacctgtcaAGTGGGTGATCACACCCTTCTTGCGGGGTTATGTGAAGATGAGCTGACAGGGGCCTCATCACTGGATCCCAGCCCTGGCTGTCCATTAGACCTGCCTGGGGGACTTTTACGAAATACTCGTGCCCAAGACTGATCTCCAGAGACTAATGCAGTGCTTGCAAACAGTGGTCATTATGACTCCTTTCTCTAATGTTGGTGTCGTCATTACTAATCAGCACTGTTGCAGAGCTGCGATTGAAATGTTTCTGAGGGCACAGCATTGGGGTGGGAGAAGAGGTTAATGGAAGAAATCTGTAGAAGAATATGCTAAATTAGAATTAGAACGGAGCCTTCAAGGATTTTCCAAATGTGGGCAATGCCATTTGAAgggattttaaaagcaaaaatgagagTGGAACTGGAAGAACACATAGCTTGCCTGGGGACCAGGAGTGGTGGCTGAGGACCAGGCCAGGTGGGGATTCCTGCACCTGTGGAGTGTGGCATCCAAAGTCTGGCCTTGGGTTTTTAGAGTCCAGGTGGCTTGTGTGATCAGCACAGAGTTCTGGAAccagaatgaaatttttttttttttttaattttattttttcctttttctccccaaagccccccagtacatagttgtgtattcttcgttgtgggttcttctagttgtggcatgtgggacgctgcctcagcgtggtctgacgagcagtgccatgtctgcgcccaggattcgaactaacgaaacactgggccgcctgcagcggagcgcgcgaacttaaccactcggccacggggccagccccagaatgaaATTTTTTTGACAAAACGTAGGGTCAcctattcattttctgtttcaggaATGTAATGAATTCACCTACAAGTTTGCTGAAGAAGTCCGAAGGCAGTCTTTCGGGGCAGTAACACCCGGCTATGATTTCATGGCCCGATTGAGGTACGTATATTGTACATTCCCCCAAAGCACGTGAAGACAGCATGCTGAGGAGACTCTATATAAACTGTGGCAAACTCAGCTCAGCATTctctcttctaaaatatttacaaggtGTTCAATAATTAAAGGTGAATAATACGggtcactttttcttctttagaggTGGAATGGAGTCGATTCTCCCCGACAACGCTCACGAGCTGGCCCACAACCGACTGCACGTATCCATCACCAACACCAAGACCAGAGAAAATTACTTAGTCTCAAGTTTTTCCTCCAGGGAAGACCTCATTAAGGTAACATGGCCGCATTTCACTTTTGAAGGAGTCAGCTCATGCTGATTTAAATACTTCTCACAAGCAACGAGCATCACCACGTTCCTTTGATCTGGTGTTTCGTATCAAGCACTTATCAAGAtgataagtgctcagtaaactgTTTGCTGAATGGATCAACCAGCATCCCTCCAAGGCCACCTCAAGCCACGCAGCTCCAGAGGCCTCCCGTGCTTGCTAagtgtttttcttgtgatgttcGTGCTGATCTGTGAAGCAGGTCACTGATGCGGTTTAGTGACAGTAACACTTCCTTAAACTTATGGAGCTAACACTTTGCTGTTCATGTAAGACTTTGTACACATGCCATCTTATTCAGTCCTTCCACAATCCTGCTGGAAATCAGGTAGGACAGGTGTGACCACTgcccttttattgtttttttaacagaagaGACAGATAGAAAGATTTCCTGTGGCATGCCCAAGTGGTACTGATTGCCAGTGGGAACCGACTCTGGAACCCAGGTCTCTTAACTTTTCAATCTCATGttccatttcatttcttccattttgttttgagACCTTTCTATCCAAACACATTTGAAAGTTGGTTGGTTGAGAATTCATTATCCCTGGGAAATACTTGAGCAGAATCACTCGCATATAACAATGCGCTTTCTAAGGTAATACATGACAGATTTGTAAATTGGGAAGGCTGTGCTTTTCTTAGAAAAGCcagacaattttttctttctttttccttgtgtagGAATCATTGCGAGCTTCACGTAATGTGGAGAATGCATGTTTGGATACAGCAGACGGTGGTGGGTTGAAAATGAGTGGTAAAAGTTCCACCTGAATGAGATGATAAATGCATTGATTTTTACTAGTGAATCTTACTGTTCAAATTTCACATTTGAATGATATAATTTGAAATACCTAATGAAATGTTGAACTGACAAGTAAAATTACTTTGTGACTTAAGAGATTAGAATATTTTTACTCAGTATACTGATTACGCCAGTCTCTCACTTATAAATTAATAGTGTGTGTTAGAAAAAGGCATTTTTCTATAATCTTATGTAGACTTGCAAAATATGAAGGGAGAAGGTGGTCAGTCCATGCCTGAATTGTTACAAATTGTCAATGCCCAATATAGATACATAAGGCTCGCGATGGGATGGAATACCCCTTCTGGTTTGTATGGGAACAAGACTACCTTTCATCGTGTCCTTAAACAAGAGGGGAATTCTCCCCACAGCAGTGCCTTCTCATTGAGTCTGCCCTTAGCTACTCCATCTGCAGCGTTGGAACCCCTGGTGTTTCCTTGCTCCCCTCCTGTTCAGCATACTCTGTATTTTACtgctttaatttatttagtttttgttgtCTGCTCTCCTTCACTAGAACGTAAGCACCAAGGGG
This window encodes:
- the PNPLA4 gene encoding patatin-like phospholipase domain-containing protein 4 isoform X3 gives rise to the protein MLNLKVSESGSRRLGEALRASNFAARMKHINLSFAACGFLGIYHLGAASALCRHGKKLLKDVKAFAGASAGSLVASVLLTAPEKIEECNEFTYKFAEEVRRQSFGAVTPGYDFMARLRGGMESILPDNAHELAHNRLHVSITNTKTRENYLVSSFSSREDLIKKWVDGGLTNSLPILPVGRTVTISPFSGRLDISPQDKGQLDLYVTIANQDIMLSVANLVRLNQALFPPGKRKMESLYQRGFDDTIQFLLKENWFE
- the PNPLA4 gene encoding patatin-like phospholipase domain-containing protein 4 isoform X2, which gives rise to MTSVCVEKLGCIIYCIVGFAARMKHINLSFAACGFLGIYHLGAASALCRHGKKLLKDVKAFAGASAGSLVASVLLTAPEKIEECNEFTYKFAEEVRRQSFGAVTPGYDFMARLRGGMESILPDNAHELAHNRLHVSITNTKTRENYLVSSFSSREDLIKVLLASSFVPIYAGLNPVEYRGQKWVDGGLTNSLPILPVGRTVTISPFSGRLDISPQDKGQLDLYVTIANQDIMLSVANLVRLNQALFPPGKRKMESLYQRGFDDTIQFLLKENWFE
- the PNPLA4 gene encoding patatin-like phospholipase domain-containing protein 4 isoform X5 gives rise to the protein MSHTRAACGFLGIYHLGAASALCRHGKKLLKDVKAFAGASAGSLVASVLLTAPEKIEECNEFTYKFAEEVRRQSFGAVTPGYDFMARLRGGMESILPDNAHELAHNRLHVSITNTKTRENYLVSSFSSREDLIKVLLASSFVPIYAGLNPVEYRGQKWVDGGLTNSLPILPVGRTVTISPFSGRLDISPQDKGQLDLYVTIANQDIMLSVANLVRLNQALFPPGKRKMESLYQRGFDDTIQFLLKENWFE
- the PNPLA4 gene encoding patatin-like phospholipase domain-containing protein 4 isoform X1 — encoded protein: MLNLKVSESGSRRLGEALRASNFAARMKHINLSFAACGFLGIYHLGAASALCRHGKKLLKDVKAFAGASAGSLVASVLLTAPEKIEECNEFTYKFAEEVRRQSFGAVTPGYDFMARLRGGMESILPDNAHELAHNRLHVSITNTKTRENYLVSSFSSREDLIKVLLASSFVPIYAGLNPVEYRGQKWVDGGLTNSLPILPVGRTVTISPFSGRLDISPQDKGQLDLYVTIANQDIMLSVANLVRLNQALFPPGKRKMESLYQRGFDDTIQFLLKENWFE
- the PNPLA4 gene encoding patatin-like phospholipase domain-containing protein 4 isoform X4, with amino-acid sequence MKHINLSFAACGFLGIYHLGAASALCRHGKKLLKDVKAFAGASAGSLVASVLLTAPEKIEECNEFTYKFAEEVRRQSFGAVTPGYDFMARLRGGMESILPDNAHELAHNRLHVSITNTKTRENYLVSSFSSREDLIKVLLASSFVPIYAGLNPVEYRGQKWVDGGLTNSLPILPVGRTVTISPFSGRLDISPQDKGQLDLYVTIANQDIMLSVANLVRLNQALFPPGKRKMESLYQRGFDDTIQFLLKENWFE
- the PNPLA4 gene encoding patatin-like phospholipase domain-containing protein 4 isoform X6 — translated: MALACGFLGIYHLGAASALCRHGKKLLKDVKAFAGASAGSLVASVLLTAPEKIEECNEFTYKFAEEVRRQSFGAVTPGYDFMARLRGGMESILPDNAHELAHNRLHVSITNTKTRENYLVSSFSSREDLIKVLLASSFVPIYAGLNPVEYRGQKWVDGGLTNSLPILPVGRTVTISPFSGRLDISPQDKGQLDLYVTIANQDIMLSVANLVRLNQALFPPGKRKMESLYQRGFDDTIQFLLKENWFE